A window of the Thalassophryne amazonica chromosome 11, fThaAma1.1, whole genome shotgun sequence genome harbors these coding sequences:
- the LOC117519852 gene encoding protocadherin alpha-8-like, protein MEQRGRCARTDRQHWAAVAFSLLWIGASAQIRYSIFEEVQNGTVVGNIAKDLGLDRITLRDRGYRIVAGSTEPLFALNQNDGILYVSRRIDREEVCARSIPCLINLKTLLENPLEIHYVSVEILDINDHSPVFQEKEKKLEISESALPGARFQLPPARDPDVSHYSIQQYKLSQNEHFRVEVKDRGEDRKVPFLVLQKQLDREVSGKYRLHLTAVDGGKPAKSGATEIIVDVIDVNDNSPVFTKESYTATVQENVQIGTVVIQVIATDLDQGANGEIIYSFGNEVDLKLLDLFSIDRQTGEIQVTGLIDFEKSKSYEIDIQASDKGPVPLTAGKSVTITVSDVNDNAPEIEVTSFSRLIQEDCKLGTTVALISVSDLDSGINAKVICSIKQDVPFALLPSIQENMYTVITKSHLDREIISQYDITITAKDAGEPAFSTEKTIKVVLSDVNDNSPEFLLSRYMFYVSENNVPGVSMFSVKATDCDDGDNAIIMYSILRDSTGDEKLSSFLSINSDNGHISALKSFDFETLKSFQFQVVATDCGTPSLSSNVTVNMFILDQNDNPPVILYPVSGNGSAEGVEEIPRNVNAGHLVTKVRAYDADIGYNGWLLFSLQELTDHSLFALDRYTGQIRTLRSFTETDEAEHKLVILVKDNGNVSLSATATVTVKLVEPKEAFATSDVKGSAKDEEDNNVTFIS, encoded by the coding sequence ATGGAACAAAGAGGACGCTGTGCACGGACGGATCGACAGCACTGGGCTGCTGTCGCGTTCAGCCTTTTGTGGATTGGAGCTTCTGCACAAATCCGATATTCGATATTTGAGGAAGTTCAAAATGGAACTGTTGTTGGGAATATTGCAAAGGATTTGGGACTGGATCGGATCACGCTCAGAGACAGAGGGTATCGCATTGTTGCAGGCTCGACTGAGCCGCTGTTTGCGCTGAATCAAAATGATGGCATCCTGTACGTGAGTAGAAGAATAGACAGAGAGGAGGTGTGCGCACGGAGCATTCCGTGCTTGATTAATCTGAAAACCCTATTGGAGAACCCGTTGGAGATTCATTACGTGTCGGTGGAAATACTTGATATAAATGATCATTCGCCTGTTTTCCAAGAAAAGGAGAAAAAGCTCGAGATTTCTGAGTCGGCTCTCCCGGGAGCGAGATTTCAGCTGCCGCCTGCGCGCGACCCTGACGTAAGCCACTACTCCATTCAGCAGTATAAACTCAGCCAGAATGAACATTTTAGAGTAGAAGTCAAAGATAGAGGTGAAGACCGCAAAGTGCCGTTTTTAGTACTACAGAAACAGTTGGACAGAGAAGTTTCCGGTAAATACAGACTTCATCTAACAGCCGTTGATGGAGGAAAACCGGCAAAATCTGGCGCTACAGAAATAATAGTAGACGTCATCGATGTTAATGACAACTCTCCTGTGTTCACCAAAGAATCTTATACCGCCACAGTGCAGGAAAATGTTCAGATCGGAACTGTAGTGATTCAAGTAATTGCAACTGATTTGGATCAGGGTGCAAACGGTGAAATAATCTATTCGTTTGGTAACGaggttgatttgaaattactggATCTCTTCAGCATAGACCGGCAAACGGGTGAAATTCAAGTCACAGGTCTGATAGATTTTGAGAAAAGCAAAAGTTATGAAATTGACATACAGGCCTCTGATAAAGGACCTGTTCCTTTAACAGCTGGAAAAAGTGTGACGATAACTGTCAGTGACGTTAATGATAACGCCCCAGAAATAGAGGTGACGTCATTTTCAAGATTAATCCAAGAGGACTGCAAATTGGGAACTACAGTGGCCCTGATTAGTGTCAGTGATTTAGACTCTGGCATTAATGCTAAAGTAATTTGCTCAATTAAACAAGATGTTCCATTTGCGTTACTTCCATCAATACAAGAGAACATGTACACAGTCATTACCAAGTCTCACTTGGACAGAGAAATTATTTCTCAGTATGATATCACAATCACTGCCAAAGACGCAGGtgagcctgcattttcaactgaAAAGACTATAAAAGTTGTATTATCAGATGTAAATGATAACAGTCCAGAGTTTTTATTAAGCCGCTACATGTTTTATGTCAGTGAAAATAACGTGCCCGGGGTATCTATGTTTTCAGTCAAAGCCACTGATtgtgatgatggtgacaatgcaATCATAATGTACAGTATTTTGAGAGACTCAACTGGAGATGAGAAACTGTCATCATTTTTAAGCATAAACTCTGATAACGGACACATTTCAGCACTAAAAAGTTTTGACTTTGAGACCCTGAAAAGTTTCCAGTTCCAAGTTGTGGCCACAGATTGTGGAACTCCATCACTGAGCAGCAACGTGACAGTGAACATGTTCATTCTGGATCAGAACGACAACCCCCCAGTCATCCTGTATCCAGTCAGTGGTAACGGTTCTGCTGAAGGTGTGGAGGAGATTCCccgaaatgtgaacgcaggtcactTGGTGACTAAAGTCAGAGCCTATGACGCTGATATAGGATATAATGGCTGGTTACTGTTTTCACTGCAGGAGCTTACTGACCACAGTCTGTTTGCTTTGGACCGCTATACAGGACAGATCAGAACACTTCGCTCATTCACAGAGACAGATGAGGCTGAGCATAAACTGGTTATACTGGTCAAAGACAATGGGAACGTTTCACTCTCAGCAACAGCTACTGTGACTGTCAAACTTGTCGAGCCCAAAGAGGCTTTTGCAACTTCTGATGTTAAAGGTTCAGCAAAAGATGAAGAGGACAATAATGTGACTTTTATCTCGTGA